In Dryobates pubescens isolate bDryPub1 chromosome 15, bDryPub1.pri, whole genome shotgun sequence, the following proteins share a genomic window:
- the LUM gene encoding lumican, whose translation MPLSSLPIFLVLISGILGQYDYGPADDYGYDPFGPSAAVCAPECNCPLSYPTAMYCDNLKLKTIPIVPSGIKYLYLRNNMIEGIEENAFDNVTDLQWLILDHNHLENSKIKGRVFTKLKNLKKLHINYNNLTEAVGPLPKTLDDLQLSHNKITKVNPGALEGLVNLTIIHLQNNQLKADSIAGAFKGLNSLLYLDLSFNGLTKLPTGLPHSLLMLYFDNNQISNIPDEYFQGFKALQYLRLSHNKLTDSGIPGNVFNITSLVELDLSFNQLKSIPTVSENLENFYLQVNKINKFPLSSFCKVVGPTTYSKITHLRLDGNNLTRADLPQEMYNCLRVAAEISLE comes from the exons ATGCCTTTAagctccctccccatctttctggtTCTAATTAGTGGTATTTTGGGCCAGTATGACTACGGCCCTGCAGATGATTATGGTTATGATCCTTTCGGGCCATCTGCAGCAGTCTGTGCCCCAGAATGCAACTGTCCTCTCAGCTACCCTACTGCCATGTATTGTGACAACCTGAAGCTGAAAACCATCCCCATCGTCCCAAGTGGAATAAAATACCTCTATCTCCGAAACAATATGATTGAGGGCATCGAGGAGAACGCCTTTGACAACGTTACAGACCTGCAGTGGCTGATCCTGGATCACAACCACCTGGAGAATTCAAAGATTAAGGGAAGAGTCTTCACCAAGCTAAAGAATCTGAAGAAACTTCACATTAACTACAACAATCTGACCGAAGCTGTGGGACCTCTCCCCAAAACGCTGGACGACCTGCAGCTGAGTCACAACAAGATCACGAAAGTCAACCCTGGTGCCCTCGAGGGGTTGGTGAATCTGACTATCATCCACCTCCAGAACAACCAGCTGAAAGCAGATTCGATTGCTGGAGCCTTCAAAGGCCTGAATTCACTTCTGTATCTTGACTTGAGCTTCAATGGCCTCACAAAGCTGCCAACAGGACTGCCTCACTCCTTGCTCATGCTGTATTTTGACAACAACCAGATCTCCAACATCCCAGATGAGTACTTCCAAGGTTTTAAAGCCCTGCAGTATTTGCGTTTGTCTCACAACAAATTAACTGATTCTGGGATCCCAGGCAATGTCTTCAACATCACCTCCCTGGTTGAGTTGGATCTCTCCTTCAACCAGCTGAAGAGCATCCCAACTGTCAGTGAGAACCTTGAGAACTTCTACCTCCAAGTCAACAAAATTAACA AGTTCCCCCTGAGCAGCTTCTGCAAGGTTGTTGGGCCAACGACCTACTCCAAGATCACACACCTGCGCCTGGACGGAAACAACCTCACTCGAGCTGACCTGCCCCAGGAGATGTACAACTGCCTTCGGGTGGCTGCTGAGATTTCCCTGGAGTGA